One Hydrogenobaculum sp. 3684 genomic window, CAAATATGATGTCTAAATTTATATTCTCAAAACCCGCTTCTTTTGCATATAAAATGCTTTTTATAGCATCTTCTTTTTTATGAACCCTTCCAAGCCAAAGAAGATGATGCTCGTTAAAGCTTTGCACACCAAAGCTAAGCCTATTTATACCAATATCGTAAAGCTCTTTAAAATCGTCTTTTTCGTAATCTTTTGGGTTTAGTTCCATTGTAATTTCTTCTACTTTTGATAGGTCTATTAGGTTTTTGAGCTTTTTAAAAAAAAGATTATAATGTTTTGGTTTAAAGATAGAAGGGGTACCACCTCCAAAGTATACGGTTTTTATATTAAAATCAAAATCATAAAGCTTAAGCTCTTCTAATAGAATATCAAAGTAAGAGTCCTCCTCTTTTTCTACCACAGAATAAAAATCACAATAATGGCATTTTGACGAGCAATAGGGTATGTGTATGTAAAGGTGTTCTACCAAAGGCATAGGTTTTCCAAATGACGTATTTGGTCTTTGTAAATAAATATTGCGTCTATTTGGATATTATCTAAATCTATACCGTTTGAAAGGGCGTATTCTGTAAGGCAAAGTCTTATCCGTTCTAACTTTAATCTATCTATGCGCTCTTCTGGAAGTCCGTATGTATCTGTGTTGTTGCCTTTTACCTCGAAGGCTATTAGCTTGTTTTCTTTTGTGGCTATTATATCTATCTCGCCTCTTTTACATCTGTGATTTCTTTTTAACACCTTGTATCCTTTTTCTAAAAGCCATGAAAAAGCCATATCTTCAAACTCTTTACCCTTCATAAGATGAGTTTAAAGCTTTTAGCATGACTAAATTCTTTGAAAGAACCTTGGTTTATAAAAAACTCAAAGTATCCAAAGCTTCCACAAGTAATACCAGGGGTATTTTTTGGAGCCTGTGAAAAATACTCAAAGTACTCTATTTTTTTATCTTCTATAATGGCGTA contains:
- a CDS encoding YraN family protein; amino-acid sequence: MKGKEFEDMAFSWLLEKGYKVLKRNHRCKRGEIDIIATKENKLIAFEVKGNNTDTYGLPEERIDRLKLERIRLCLTEYALSNGIDLDNIQIDAIFIYKDQIRHLENLCLW